In Marisediminicola antarctica, one DNA window encodes the following:
- the coaD gene encoding pantetheine-phosphate adenylyltransferase, whose amino-acid sequence MSRIAVVPGSFDPVTLGHLDVIERASRIFDKLHVLVVHNPDKAAMLPVAQRVALIEKSISDAGFGGNITVTSWSVGLLVDYCIDVDATVLVKGVRSQVDVAYETPMAIVNRNLAGVETIFMLPDPAHAHVSSSLVRQVAALGGDVSPYVPAAVYEFLQNPRG is encoded by the coding sequence ATGAGCAGGATCGCCGTCGTCCCTGGTTCCTTCGACCCCGTGACCCTTGGTCACCTGGATGTGATCGAACGCGCATCGCGGATTTTCGACAAGCTCCATGTGCTCGTCGTGCACAACCCCGACAAGGCGGCCATGCTGCCCGTCGCCCAGCGGGTCGCACTTATCGAGAAGTCGATCTCCGACGCCGGGTTCGGCGGCAACATCACCGTCACCTCCTGGAGCGTTGGCCTGCTCGTGGACTACTGCATTGACGTCGACGCTACGGTGCTCGTCAAGGGCGTGCGCTCGCAGGTCGACGTCGCCTACGAGACGCCGATGGCAATCGTCAACCGCAACCTCGCGGGGGTCGAGACCATCTTCATGCTTCCCGACCCCGCCCATGCCCACGTCTCCAGCTCGCTCGTGCGGCAGGTCGCGGCTCTCGGCGGCGATGTGAGCCCGTACGTGCCCGCCGCCGTCTACGAGTTCCTGCAAAATCCTCGCGGTTAG
- a CDS encoding ATP-dependent DNA helicase RecG: protein MPGSPLDAKLSSALGGRTAAALKKGLGLDTVGDLLSHYPRRYAKRGELSAVTDLPTDENVTIVAQVRGVSERRMKARSGSILEVRISDGTGILTLTFFNQPWRRAELVTGARGIFAGKVTDYKGTRQLAHPDYELFPPDEDRSADDAKAWADVPIPIYAATASVASWQIQKSIGVVLDTLPPLDDPVPDNVLSARKLMSYSRAVELVHRPVKDADWGSARKTLRFQEAFVLQCALLEQRALLRLQLAEPRIPGEGGLLDRFDARMPFTLTGDQTSVGAEVSSDLAAAVPMNRLVQGEVGSGKTIVALRGMLAVAESGGQSALLAPTEVLAGQHLRSIVKTLGPDLAAQLRPTLVTGQLTVAERRKAMLAVVTGQARIVIGTHALLSESLDFFDLGLVVVDEQHRFGVEQREALRRKGQTPPHVLVLTATPIPRTVAMTVFGDLDVSTIAELPSGRIPIETHVVPLAEKPAWAPRIWQRVAEELALGRQAFVVCPAIDSTAVEAEEGGAPPSADAADPAAPRANVTDTLAELRANPQLASARITELHGRMPSDLKDATMRAFAAGEIDVLVATTVIEVGVDVPNASVMVVLDADRFGVSQLHQLRGRVGRGGVPGLCLMVTGAEGETLARERVEAVASTLDGFELAQKDLELRQEGDVLGNLQSGGRSSLRLLRVAKDGVLITEARQIAAELIDSDPTLAAHPHLRDALSRRLDEASRDFLAKN from the coding sequence ATGCCCGGATCGCCGCTCGACGCCAAGCTCAGTAGCGCGCTCGGCGGGCGCACCGCCGCGGCGCTGAAGAAGGGCCTCGGCCTCGACACCGTCGGCGACCTGCTCAGCCACTACCCGCGGCGATACGCCAAGCGCGGCGAGCTCAGCGCCGTCACCGATCTGCCCACCGACGAGAACGTGACGATCGTGGCGCAGGTGCGCGGCGTGAGCGAGCGCAGAATGAAGGCGAGGAGCGGCTCGATCCTCGAGGTGAGGATCAGCGACGGCACAGGCATCCTGACCCTCACCTTCTTCAACCAGCCCTGGCGCCGGGCCGAGCTGGTCACGGGAGCGCGCGGAATCTTCGCCGGCAAGGTCACCGACTACAAGGGCACGAGGCAGCTCGCCCACCCCGACTACGAGCTCTTCCCGCCCGACGAGGATCGCTCCGCCGACGATGCGAAGGCGTGGGCCGACGTTCCGATCCCGATCTACGCGGCCACGGCATCCGTTGCCTCCTGGCAGATCCAAAAATCGATCGGGGTCGTGCTCGACACACTCCCGCCGCTCGACGACCCGGTGCCCGACAATGTGCTCTCCGCCCGCAAGCTCATGAGTTACTCCCGCGCGGTCGAGCTCGTCCACCGCCCGGTGAAAGACGCCGACTGGGGGTCCGCCCGCAAAACGCTGCGGTTCCAAGAGGCGTTCGTGCTGCAGTGCGCCCTCCTCGAGCAGCGCGCGCTGCTTCGCCTGCAGCTGGCAGAACCGCGCATCCCGGGCGAGGGTGGGCTGCTCGACCGATTCGACGCGAGAATGCCGTTCACCCTCACCGGCGACCAGACGAGCGTCGGCGCGGAAGTCTCCTCCGACCTCGCGGCCGCCGTACCGATGAACCGCCTCGTGCAGGGGGAGGTGGGCTCCGGCAAGACCATCGTCGCCCTCCGCGGGATGCTCGCGGTAGCCGAGTCCGGCGGCCAGTCGGCGCTGCTCGCCCCGACCGAGGTGCTCGCGGGCCAGCACCTGCGGTCGATCGTCAAGACCCTCGGGCCCGACCTCGCAGCCCAGCTGCGGCCGACCCTCGTCACGGGGCAGCTCACAGTGGCCGAGAGGCGCAAGGCGATGCTCGCGGTCGTCACGGGGCAGGCGCGCATCGTCATCGGAACGCACGCGTTGCTGAGCGAGAGCCTCGACTTCTTCGACCTCGGCCTCGTCGTCGTGGACGAGCAGCACCGTTTCGGCGTCGAGCAGCGCGAAGCCCTGCGCCGCAAAGGCCAGACGCCGCCGCACGTGCTCGTGCTCACCGCGACGCCGATCCCGCGCACGGTCGCGATGACGGTGTTCGGCGACCTCGATGTCTCGACGATCGCCGAGCTGCCCTCCGGGCGCATCCCGATCGAGACCCACGTGGTGCCCCTCGCCGAGAAGCCGGCCTGGGCGCCGCGCATCTGGCAGCGCGTCGCCGAGGAGCTCGCGCTCGGGCGGCAGGCGTTCGTCGTCTGCCCCGCGATCGACAGCACCGCCGTCGAGGCGGAGGAGGGCGGCGCTCCGCCGAGCGCGGATGCTGCCGACCCGGCGGCACCCCGCGCGAATGTCACCGACACCCTCGCAGAGCTCCGCGCCAACCCGCAGTTGGCCTCCGCCCGCATCACTGAGCTCCACGGGCGCATGCCGAGCGACCTGAAAGACGCCACGATGCGGGCGTTCGCTGCCGGTGAGATCGATGTGCTCGTCGCGACCACCGTGATCGAGGTCGGGGTCGACGTGCCGAACGCGTCGGTCATGGTCGTGCTGGATGCCGATCGCTTCGGGGTCTCCCAGCTGCACCAGCTGCGCGGCCGCGTCGGCCGCGGAGGAGTGCCGGGGCTCTGCCTCATGGTCACCGGGGCCGAGGGGGAGACGCTCGCCCGGGAACGGGTCGAGGCCGTGGCGTCGACGCTCGACGGCTTTGAGCTCGCGCAAAAAGACCTCGAACTGCGGCAGGAGGGCGACGTGCTCGGCAACCTGCAATCCGGCGGCCGCTCGTCGTTGCGGCTGCTGCGCGTCGCGAAAGACGGAGTGCTCATCACCGAGGCAAGGCAGATCGCGGCGGAGCTGATCGATTCCGACCCGACCCTCGCGGCGCATCCGCATCTGCGCGACGCCCTCTCCCGCCGGCTCGACGAGGCCAGCCGGGACTTCCTCGCCAAGAATTGA
- the corA gene encoding magnesium/cobalt transporter CorA, which produces MASDFLKRFRGFGPARKSTEDQPEPVQVAATAPELRASHVVDNAVYLDGVRIASPSTVHETVVELDRKPRSLGWVGLYRPDAAELHELARQFGLHELTLEDAINARQRPKVERYDGITFLVLKAARYVDETETVEFGELHLFVGPNFVITLRHAEAPDLRSVRSRLEADPELLARGTDAILYGILDAVVDGYRPVVEGLENDIAEIEAQVFDGHRNVSRRIYELTREVIEFQLAVLPLADLLDTVKETFDQNTDDPALRQYLRDVADHVARVSERVDRFRQLLRDILTVNATLVAQRQNDEMQRVGIASNLQADQTRKISGWAAILFAPSLIGSLYGMNFRYMPELEWYYGYPFAIALMLAVSGALYVIFRGRDWI; this is translated from the coding sequence ATGGCATCCGATTTCCTGAAGCGCTTCCGCGGATTCGGCCCCGCGCGGAAGTCCACGGAGGACCAGCCTGAGCCCGTTCAGGTCGCGGCCACCGCTCCAGAGCTCCGCGCCTCCCATGTCGTCGACAACGCCGTCTACCTCGATGGCGTGCGCATCGCCTCGCCCAGCACAGTGCACGAGACGGTCGTCGAGCTCGACCGCAAGCCCCGCTCGCTCGGGTGGGTCGGCCTGTACCGTCCGGATGCCGCCGAGCTGCACGAGCTCGCCCGCCAGTTCGGCCTGCACGAGCTCACCCTCGAAGACGCGATCAACGCCCGCCAGCGTCCCAAGGTCGAGCGGTACGACGGGATCACTTTCCTGGTGCTGAAGGCCGCACGGTACGTCGACGAGACCGAGACGGTTGAGTTCGGCGAGCTTCACCTGTTCGTCGGCCCGAACTTCGTCATCACCCTCCGCCACGCCGAGGCTCCCGACCTGCGGAGCGTCCGCTCCCGGCTCGAAGCCGACCCGGAACTGCTCGCCCGCGGCACCGACGCGATCCTCTACGGCATTCTCGACGCGGTCGTCGACGGCTACCGGCCCGTTGTCGAGGGACTTGAGAACGACATCGCCGAGATCGAGGCGCAGGTCTTCGATGGGCATCGGAACGTGTCTCGGCGCATTTACGAACTGACCCGCGAGGTCATCGAGTTCCAGCTCGCCGTGCTCCCGCTCGCCGACCTCCTCGACACCGTCAAGGAGACGTTCGACCAGAACACCGACGACCCGGCGCTGCGCCAGTACCTGCGTGACGTTGCCGACCATGTTGCGCGGGTCAGCGAGCGTGTCGACCGGTTCCGGCAGCTCCTGCGCGACATCCTCACCGTCAACGCGACCCTCGTCGCGCAACGCCAGAACGACGAGATGCAACGGGTCGGCATCGCGAGCAACCTACAGGCGGACCAGACCCGCAAGATCTCCGGGTGGGCGGCGATCCTCTTCGCGCCGTCCCTGATCGGGTCGCTGTACGGGATGAACTTCCGCTATATGCCGGAGCTCGAGTGGTACTACGGGTACCCGTTTGCGATCGCCCTGATGCTCGCCGTGAGCGGCGCGCTCTACGTCATCTTCCGGGGGCGCGACTGGATCTGA
- a CDS encoding acyl-CoA dehydrogenase family protein, giving the protein MATVDRSIKPSFTKSLFLGRVASELVLPYPVMVGAEHEKVARLAASARDYLANVYDPAKAERDGWVGDDTIRDLGELGLLGLFVDEQYGGQGLSQSGYCRVMEEFGRVDGALAVVMGVHQSIGTKPIYLYGTDEQKARWLPDLAAGRKLAAFVLTEPNVGSDAYNLETRAERQSDGSWLLNGEKRWIGNGAGDVLTVFARSELGHVALVVEKGMEGLSTGPRFETLGLRANRLQRVRFDNVRVPAENLLGDAGDGFRIAMNTLNNGRMSMGTSIAGGMKRFLDLTLEHATTRHQFGRPLIDFELVEEKAAWMTGQIYGLESMSYLTTGLVDLGVADFSLESAMTKVVASDVGWKGLNKAFQVHGGTAYMDDHPLSKALRDFRIFPIFEGANDVMRAFVALGGLKALSEDLPDMRSLSIGDPAKAIGVLAPYVSGRINRAIRPGRLVGAHPVFAKHNAAVSEQTVQLRDAAEAALRKHGKKVQEKQLLQKRLTAVASGIYSQVAVIGRASATFERDGLQVSGAEKTVAIHFLKRSQREVARQLRSLEVNDDRHTAQIGTSTRQTGGYAFDL; this is encoded by the coding sequence ATGGCCACAGTCGACCGCTCCATCAAACCCTCCTTCACCAAGTCGCTCTTCCTCGGACGCGTCGCGTCTGAGCTGGTGCTGCCGTACCCCGTGATGGTGGGCGCTGAGCACGAGAAGGTCGCACGACTCGCCGCATCCGCGCGCGACTACCTTGCCAACGTCTACGACCCCGCGAAGGCCGAACGCGACGGCTGGGTCGGCGACGACACGATCCGCGACCTCGGCGAGCTGGGCCTGCTCGGTCTCTTCGTCGACGAGCAATACGGCGGGCAGGGGCTCAGCCAGAGCGGGTATTGCCGCGTCATGGAGGAGTTCGGCCGCGTCGACGGCGCGCTCGCGGTAGTCATGGGCGTGCACCAGTCCATCGGCACCAAGCCGATCTACCTCTACGGCACCGACGAGCAGAAGGCCCGCTGGCTGCCCGACCTCGCCGCCGGCCGCAAGCTCGCCGCGTTCGTGCTCACCGAACCGAATGTGGGGTCCGACGCCTACAACCTCGAGACCCGCGCCGAGCGCCAGTCCGACGGGTCGTGGCTTCTCAACGGCGAGAAGCGCTGGATTGGTAATGGTGCCGGCGACGTTCTCACGGTCTTCGCCCGATCCGAGCTCGGCCACGTCGCCCTCGTCGTCGAGAAGGGCATGGAGGGGCTCAGCACCGGCCCGCGCTTCGAGACCCTCGGACTCAGGGCCAACCGGCTGCAGCGCGTCCGATTCGACAACGTTCGCGTGCCGGCCGAGAACCTCCTCGGCGACGCCGGCGACGGCTTCCGCATCGCCATGAACACCCTCAACAATGGGCGGATGTCGATGGGCACGTCGATCGCGGGCGGCATGAAGCGGTTCCTCGACCTCACCCTCGAGCACGCGACCACCCGGCACCAATTCGGCCGGCCGCTCATCGACTTCGAGCTGGTCGAGGAAAAGGCGGCGTGGATGACCGGCCAGATCTACGGCCTCGAGTCGATGTCGTACCTCACGACCGGGCTCGTCGACCTCGGCGTCGCCGACTTCTCGCTTGAGTCGGCCATGACCAAGGTCGTCGCGAGCGACGTCGGTTGGAAGGGCCTCAATAAAGCGTTCCAGGTGCACGGCGGAACGGCGTACATGGACGACCATCCGCTCTCGAAGGCACTTCGCGACTTCCGCATCTTCCCCATCTTCGAGGGTGCGAACGACGTCATGCGCGCGTTCGTCGCCCTGGGCGGGCTCAAGGCGCTCAGCGAGGACCTCCCCGATATGCGCTCGCTCAGCATCGGCGACCCCGCGAAGGCAATCGGGGTGCTCGCGCCGTACGTCTCCGGTCGCATCAACCGTGCCATCCGCCCCGGCCGCCTCGTCGGCGCCCACCCGGTGTTCGCGAAGCACAACGCTGCGGTGAGCGAGCAGACCGTGCAGCTGCGCGACGCGGCGGAGGCAGCGCTGCGCAAGCACGGCAAAAAGGTGCAGGAGAAGCAGCTGCTGCAGAAGCGGCTCACCGCCGTCGCCTCGGGCATCTACTCGCAGGTCGCCGTGATCGGCCGTGCCTCCGCGACGTTCGAACGCGACGGGCTGCAGGTGTCCGGCGCGGAGAAGACCGTGGCGATCCACTTCCTCAAGCGCAGCCAACGCGAGGTGGCCCGGCAGCTGCGATCGCTCGAGGTCAACGACGACCGCCACACGGCCCAGATCGGCACCTCGACCAGGCAGACCGGCGGCTACGCCTTCGATCTCTGA
- the rsmD gene encoding 16S rRNA (guanine(966)-N(2))-methyltransferase RsmD yields the protein MTRIISGFAGSLTIAVPASDTRPTSDRVREAIFSALDSRDAIRGTRVLDLYAGSGALGLEAASRGASRVTLVEKSASAAATCRKNAAIVLKSAPKVGAPVVQVSAQSVQGFLAAGGEAFDLVFLDPPYDLGESELAAALAELVPRLAPDAVVMVERSSRSVEPVLPVGLQLDKRKNYGDTTLWWLRGS from the coding sequence ATGACGCGCATAATCTCGGGCTTCGCTGGCTCCCTCACCATCGCCGTGCCCGCCTCGGACACCCGGCCGACAAGCGACCGCGTGCGCGAGGCGATCTTCTCCGCGCTCGACTCTCGCGACGCGATCCGGGGCACACGAGTGCTCGACCTCTACGCCGGCTCGGGGGCTCTCGGCCTCGAGGCGGCGAGCCGGGGCGCATCCCGCGTGACGCTCGTCGAGAAGAGCGCCTCTGCGGCGGCCACCTGTCGAAAGAACGCGGCCATCGTGCTGAAGAGTGCGCCGAAGGTGGGCGCGCCGGTCGTCCAGGTGAGCGCGCAGTCGGTTCAGGGATTCCTCGCCGCGGGCGGCGAGGCGTTCGACCTCGTGTTCCTCGATCCGCCCTACGACCTCGGCGAGAGCGAGCTCGCCGCGGCCCTGGCCGAGCTCGTGCCTCGGCTCGCACCCGATGCGGTCGTCATGGTCGAACGCAGCTCACGGTCGGTCGAGCCCGTGCTTCCCGTCGGCCTCCAGCTCGACAAGCGCAAGAACTACGGCGATACCACCCTGTGGTGGCTGCGGGGCTCCTAG